A genomic region of Cloacibacillus sp. contains the following coding sequences:
- a CDS encoding BACON domain-containing protein: MSGFLKNAKGTLVLFLLVFALFLSGGCGGGSSENSAKGASVYVIGELPDGYTELFASADLVCVPYHKDVFHSGGTLLIAPKEMEKISSGDSVAQTIKENCTSNGSVILMSPASGDAARLVSILGMPDEEALLTELPADTLFFGVELEKDGDSHFFCHQQDSDSFDGEASVVSSGIFAVRSGDLYEVISGDELLGAGKAADVTQAPIKITMTDGSVVSCLGLSDGKIGYAVSEDIVVSYDIETEISSDDTGVSSPNLMTGIVNLKNWLLLGDGDDLDVGEPSTETNASFKSASDKAQFDAKKNLITLAKQYKMTLSNNEFGKSFLVNNYIVACHKFEDESSATGGTDYYYIEQRGILDSSGNYVKKWAGWKYTCRLDGKTYRVFQGEVADNYIKKYEMKNTFNAVPIGLAIERNPSPTASNHDNTTTSTMGWNVGGGMSGGYTSANGGGWNLSGSLSFGYSCSDTETFNTKDVEPSLSGLNNSGTVLNWSYDFTAARQNGRAGKWQRLYDGAVLGHTTFTPTNMWIWSVPTSERTKYESFNVNFIPTAESVITRNSGSISPRIITKTGEGTTLTVNFPKPPLLAIENNNVSFGNAPESKIVRIGSQGAWTAAVTAGSEWLSVTQNGGQLYISVMENQSGAARKGSIKITRNNTADNGSIAVTQLITSLSAQ, encoded by the coding sequence ATGTCCGGATTTCTTAAAAACGCAAAAGGTACGCTTGTATTATTCTTATTGGTATTCGCCCTTTTCTTATCAGGAGGCTGCGGCGGCGGATCGAGTGAAAACAGCGCGAAAGGGGCCAGCGTCTATGTCATTGGGGAACTTCCGGATGGGTACACGGAGCTCTTTGCTTCTGCCGATCTCGTCTGTGTCCCATATCATAAAGATGTCTTCCACAGTGGAGGCACTTTGCTTATTGCGCCAAAAGAGATGGAAAAAATATCCTCAGGAGACTCCGTTGCGCAGACAATAAAAGAAAACTGCACAAGCAACGGTTCTGTCATCCTAATGTCGCCTGCATCCGGGGATGCGGCGAGGCTTGTCTCTATTCTTGGAATGCCAGACGAGGAGGCGTTGCTTACCGAGCTGCCTGCTGACACGTTGTTTTTTGGAGTGGAACTGGAAAAAGACGGAGATTCTCATTTCTTCTGTCACCAGCAGGATAGTGATAGCTTTGATGGGGAAGCGTCAGTTGTTTCGTCTGGTATATTTGCCGTTAGATCAGGCGATTTGTACGAAGTTATCAGTGGAGACGAATTGCTGGGGGCGGGAAAAGCCGCAGACGTAACACAAGCGCCAATAAAAATAACGATGACAGACGGTTCTGTGGTATCTTGCCTGGGGCTTTCGGACGGCAAAATTGGATACGCCGTCAGCGAAGACATTGTTGTGAGTTATGACATTGAGACCGAGATATCCAGTGATGATACTGGAGTGTCCTCACCAAACCTGATGACAGGCATTGTGAACCTCAAAAACTGGCTGTTACTCGGAGACGGAGACGACCTCGATGTAGGCGAGCCTTCTACAGAGACAAATGCCAGTTTCAAGAGCGCATCCGATAAAGCACAATTTGATGCAAAGAAAAATCTGATAACCCTGGCCAAACAATATAAAATGACTCTCAGCAACAATGAGTTTGGAAAATCATTCTTAGTGAACAATTACATCGTTGCCTGCCACAAGTTTGAAGATGAAAGTTCAGCGACTGGCGGCACTGATTATTACTATATTGAGCAGCGCGGCATTCTCGACAGTTCTGGCAACTATGTGAAGAAATGGGCCGGTTGGAAATACACGTGCAGGCTTGATGGCAAAACTTATCGTGTCTTTCAGGGGGAAGTAGCGGATAATTATATCAAGAAGTATGAAATGAAGAACACCTTCAACGCTGTACCCATCGGTTTAGCAATAGAAAGGAACCCTTCTCCTACGGCGTCTAATCATGACAATACGACGACATCAACAATGGGGTGGAACGTTGGCGGAGGAATGAGCGGAGGATATACATCTGCGAACGGTGGAGGATGGAATCTTTCAGGCTCGCTCTCTTTCGGATACAGTTGTTCTGACACGGAAACGTTTAACACGAAGGATGTCGAGCCGAGCCTAAGCGGACTTAACAACAGCGGCACTGTGCTCAACTGGAGCTATGATTTTACCGCCGCGAGGCAGAACGGACGCGCTGGCAAATGGCAGCGCCTATACGACGGCGCCGTGCTTGGCCACACCACCTTTACTCCTACCAATATGTGGATATGGTCAGTGCCCACGTCAGAAAGAACAAAGTACGAATCGTTCAATGTGAACTTCATACCGACCGCTGAATCGGTAATTACGAGAAATTCGGGATCCATCTCACCCCGTATAATTACTAAAACGGGAGAAGGCACGACGCTAACCGTCAACTTCCCCAAACCGCCGCTTTTGGCAATAGAGAATAATAATGTTTCATTTGGCAACGCGCCAGAAAGCAAAATCGTTCGGATCGGCTCACAGGGAGCATGGACTGCTGCAGTGACGGCCGGCTCAGAATGGCTCAGCGTTACACAAAATGGCGGACAGCTCTACATATCTGTTATGGAGAACCAAAGCGGCGCGGCTCGCAAAGGCAGCATAAAAATTACGAGGAACAACACTGCGGATAACGGCAGCATCGCTGTGACGCAGCTCATAACTTCGCTATCCGCCCAATAA
- the dut gene encoding dUTP diphosphatase: MEKMKVKIKAEEGVTLPAYATPGSSGMDIRAKEAACIPAGKRGCVGTGLYLEMPEGCEAQIRPRSGLALKHGVTVLNTPGTIDSDYRGEIRVILANLGDEDFAIEPGDRIAQMVFAAVTQVTLDRAEELDETERAAGGFGSTGKK; the protein is encoded by the coding sequence ATGGAAAAAATGAAAGTTAAGATCAAGGCGGAGGAGGGGGTAACCCTCCCCGCTTACGCAACTCCCGGCTCCTCCGGCATGGACATACGCGCCAAAGAGGCGGCGTGCATCCCAGCCGGTAAACGTGGCTGCGTAGGCACAGGCCTTTACCTTGAAATGCCGGAAGGCTGCGAAGCGCAGATTCGTCCGCGCAGCGGCCTTGCGCTGAAACACGGCGTTACAGTGCTCAACACCCCGGGCACTATCGATTCGGACTACCGCGGCGAGATACGCGTCATCCTGGCGAACCTGGGGGACGAAGATTTTGCAATAGAACCCGGCGACAGAATAGCCCAAATGGTATTTGCCGCCGTAACGCAGGTAACGCTGGACCGTGCGGAAGAACTCGACGAAACAGAACGAGCCGCCGGAGGCTTCGGCAGCACCGGAAAAAAATAA
- a CDS encoding polyribonucleotide nucleotidyltransferase yields MKETFELDLYGKKMTFEVGRLAKQANASTLARHGDTEVLVTSVLSEKAREGLDFFPLLVDFEERYYSAGKVPGGFIKREGRPSESAILSGRMIDRSIRSLFPEWMRNDVHVVTTVMSVDQKNPANILGINGASLTLAISDIPWGGPIGAVRIGCINGELVVNPDESELAESTLDLVVAGHRGGITMVEAGAHEVSEELLVDAMELANEAVRKIVDFIDGVVSKIGKPKAQLPAPAVNEEIDNWMEQNIADEIYQAVQINQKQARGAAISAAQQKAEDAFAEKYPESAGYIATKMDELVKKAVRKLLLVDQMRADGRSMDQLRPITCELDILPMTHGSALFTRGETQSLGVTTLGMMGSDDQVMDGLKLDEPSKRFILHYNFPPYSVGEVRPMRGPGRREIGHGALAERALRSTFPDEDSFPYVVRQVSDILESNGSSSMASVCSGSLAMMAAGVPVKKAVAGIAMGLVAEDGQVCILTDIQGLEDHYGDMDFKVAGTRDGVTALQMDNKAGGINRDILTRALAQARKGRFEILDIMDKAIDAPRTELAPTAPKITTFNIDPEKIRDVIGSGGKTIRGIVQQTGAKIDVEDSGRVCVAAVNTEAAEMAVKIIKDLVREVEVGETFVGTVVRMLSFGVFIELLPGKDGMLHVSEVSNYRVPTLEDAFKIGDKVLVTVKEIDDMHRVNLSRKRLLDQLDTLALDPAFAEQVPAEKEREERYSQFPKGDGGAPRREGAPRGDHDRPRGDRNDRGGNRGGDRGGDANGRPARRFERDRKN; encoded by the coding sequence ATGAAAGAAACTTTTGAGTTAGATCTATACGGTAAAAAAATGACCTTTGAGGTCGGCCGTCTTGCCAAGCAGGCCAACGCTTCGACCCTTGCCAGACACGGCGATACAGAGGTGCTCGTCACCTCCGTGCTCTCAGAAAAAGCGCGCGAAGGGCTGGATTTCTTCCCGCTGCTCGTGGACTTTGAAGAGCGCTACTACTCAGCGGGCAAAGTGCCCGGCGGCTTCATCAAACGCGAAGGCCGCCCCTCCGAATCCGCGATACTCAGCGGACGTATGATAGACCGCTCGATTCGTTCACTCTTCCCCGAGTGGATGAGAAACGACGTACACGTTGTGACGACGGTAATGTCAGTAGACCAGAAAAACCCAGCAAACATCCTTGGAATAAACGGCGCGTCCCTCACGCTCGCCATCTCCGACATCCCGTGGGGAGGCCCGATAGGCGCCGTCCGCATCGGCTGCATAAACGGAGAGCTAGTTGTAAACCCCGACGAATCAGAACTTGCAGAGAGCACGCTCGACCTTGTAGTCGCCGGCCACAGAGGCGGCATCACGATGGTCGAGGCCGGAGCGCACGAAGTTTCCGAAGAACTGCTCGTAGACGCTATGGAGCTTGCAAACGAAGCCGTCCGCAAAATAGTGGACTTCATCGACGGCGTAGTGTCCAAAATAGGCAAGCCCAAGGCGCAGCTTCCCGCACCCGCGGTCAATGAAGAAATAGACAACTGGATGGAACAAAATATTGCAGATGAAATATATCAGGCCGTCCAGATAAACCAGAAACAGGCTCGCGGAGCCGCGATATCTGCGGCGCAGCAGAAGGCAGAAGACGCCTTCGCCGAAAAATATCCAGAGTCCGCGGGCTACATCGCCACTAAAATGGACGAACTGGTGAAAAAGGCCGTGCGCAAGCTGCTGCTCGTAGACCAGATGCGCGCTGACGGCCGTTCAATGGATCAGCTTCGCCCGATAACCTGCGAGCTGGATATCCTGCCCATGACCCACGGCTCCGCGCTCTTTACACGCGGCGAAACTCAGTCTCTCGGAGTTACCACGCTTGGCATGATGGGCTCCGACGATCAGGTGATGGACGGACTGAAGCTTGACGAACCGTCAAAGCGCTTCATCCTTCATTACAACTTCCCGCCCTATTCTGTAGGCGAAGTTCGCCCGATGCGCGGCCCGGGCAGACGCGAAATAGGACACGGCGCCCTCGCGGAACGCGCGCTGCGCTCAACCTTCCCCGACGAAGACAGCTTCCCATACGTAGTGCGTCAGGTATCCGACATCCTTGAATCAAACGGCTCAAGCTCGATGGCATCGGTATGCAGCGGCAGCCTCGCCATGATGGCGGCCGGCGTTCCCGTCAAGAAGGCCGTAGCTGGCATCGCAATGGGCCTCGTAGCCGAAGACGGACAGGTCTGCATCCTCACCGACATTCAGGGCCTGGAGGACCATTACGGCGACATGGACTTTAAAGTGGCCGGTACGCGCGACGGCGTGACCGCGCTCCAGATGGACAACAAAGCCGGAGGCATAAACCGCGACATCCTCACCAGAGCGCTTGCGCAGGCGAGAAAAGGCCGCTTTGAGATACTCGACATCATGGACAAAGCCATTGACGCGCCGAGGACGGAGCTTGCTCCCACAGCGCCTAAGATCACCACGTTCAACATCGATCCCGAAAAGATCCGCGACGTCATCGGCTCCGGCGGTAAGACGATCCGCGGCATAGTACAGCAGACGGGCGCCAAGATCGACGTTGAGGACAGCGGACGCGTATGCGTTGCCGCGGTCAACACAGAGGCTGCCGAAATGGCCGTCAAAATAATCAAAGACCTCGTCCGCGAAGTCGAAGTCGGCGAGACGTTCGTAGGGACCGTTGTAAGGATGCTCTCCTTCGGCGTCTTTATAGAACTGCTCCCCGGCAAAGATGGAATGCTCCACGTAAGCGAAGTGAGCAACTATCGCGTGCCCACGCTTGAGGACGCCTTTAAGATAGGCGACAAAGTGCTTGTAACGGTCAAAGAGATCGACGACATGCACCGCGTCAACTTAAGCCGCAAGCGCCTGCTCGACCAGCTCGACACCCTTGCGCTTGACCCTGCCTTTGCGGAGCAGGTACCAGCTGAAAAAGAGCGCGAAGAAAGATACTCGCAGTTTCCGAAAGGCGACGGCGGCGCTCCCCGCAGAGAAGGCGCCCCGCGCGGCGACCATGACAGACCCCGCGGCGACAGAAACGACCGCGGCGGAAATAGAGGCGGAGACCGCGGAGGCGACGCGAACGGCAGGCCCGCGCGCCGCTTTGAGAGAGACCGCAAGAACTAA
- the rpsO gene encoding 30S ribosomal protein S15 — translation MIEKEKKQGIIEEYKTHEADTGSTEVQVAILTARIRELTEHMRSHKKDFHSRRGLLIMVGKRRKLLQYLKSRDFNRYQELIQRLGLRH, via the coding sequence ATGATCGAAAAGGAAAAGAAACAGGGTATCATCGAAGAGTACAAGACACACGAAGCGGACACAGGTTCCACAGAGGTCCAGGTAGCTATTCTCACAGCGCGTATCCGCGAGCTGACGGAGCACATGAGGTCCCACAAAAAGGACTTCCACAGCCGCCGCGGCCTCCTCATCATGGTCGGAAAGCGCCGCAAGCTGCTCCAGTACCTAAAGAGCAGAGATTTCAACCGCTATCAGGAGCTTATCCAGCGCCTCGGCCTGCGTCACTAA